One window from the genome of Mastacembelus armatus chromosome 18, fMasArm1.2, whole genome shotgun sequence encodes:
- the LOC113125545 gene encoding uncharacterized protein LOC113125545, whose product MKMLVVFLSLLSVSQHATGEQVYQGEEPVVLPCQVNASNLMDSIVVWSRADLKLPVVHRFVYPGDDDLRDQNQRYRNRTSMRTDALQTGDLSLSLRKPNIFDSDNYTCSVIKAKEKPIETEVKLQVKEPPPPVWPWIVLVLLLVVVAAVGGFIMCRKYKELKDKTIPQVEVESGAESVQLPFITTADLPGDVRVEWKDWNNRKVHVYQDGSDQPEEQDEFYRNRTEMKKDLLRTGDLSLTLKHPTGNVNKPK is encoded by the exons ATGAAGATGCTCGTGGTGTTTCTGAGCCTCCTGTCCG tttcccagcatgccacAGGTGAGCAGGTGTATCAGGGGGAGGAGCCAGTCGTGTTGCCCTGTCAGGTCAATGCTTCTAATTTGATGGACTCCATCGTGGTTTGGAGCCGAGCGGATCTCAAGCTCCCAGTCGTCCACAGGTTCGTGTACCCAGGTGATGATGACCTCCGTGACCAAAACCAGCGTTACAGGAACCGGACCTCGATGAGGACTGACGCTCTGCAGACTGGAGACCTGAGCCTCAGTCTGAGAAAACCCAACATCTTTGACAGCGACAACTACACCTGCAGCGTCATCAAGGCTAAAGAGAAACCGATAGAGACAGAAGTAAagctgcaggtcaaag aacctcctcctccagtctggCCCTGGATTGTCCTGGTTCTCCTGttggttgttgttgctgctgttggtggTTTCATCATGTGTCGTAAATACAAGGAGCTGAAGGACAAAacaa tcccacag gtggaggtagaatcaggggcggagtctgtccagctgcccttcataaccacagctgacctgcctggagACGTCAGAGTGGAGTGGAAGGACtggaacaacaggaaggtccatgtgtatcaggacggctctgaccaacctgaagaacaggacgagttttacagaaacagaacagagatgaagaaagacctgctgagaactggagacctcagtctgaccctgaaacatccaacag GAAACgtcaacaaaccaaaatga